The following coding sequences are from one Nicotiana tomentosiformis chromosome 3, ASM39032v3, whole genome shotgun sequence window:
- the LOC138907643 gene encoding uncharacterized protein: MAFILAEERPLAFNIQSLANRLVRLDISKPSRVLACVVAQSSLLKPIKACQYDDPHLLVLRETILQDCATEVTIGEDGVLRLQGRLCVPNVHGLREKILEEAHSSRCSIHLGATKVYRDLRQHYWWWQMKKDIVEYVAKYLHCQQVKCEDQRLGGLLQQMGDYLVTSETW; encoded by the coding sequence ATGGCATTCATTTTGGctgaggagaggccattggctttcaacattcagtccttagctaacagacttgtgaggttggatatttcaaagcccagtcgagttcttgcatgtgttgtggctcaaTCTTCATTACTTAAACCGATCAAGGCTTGTCAGtacgatgatccgcacttgttggttcttagagagacaaTACTACAGGATTGTGCCacggaggttactattggagaggatggtgttctgcgactccagggtcgcttatgtgttcctaatgttcatggcttgagggagaagattctagaggaggcacacagttctcggtgtTCCATTCATCTAGGAGCTACAAAGGTATATCgagacctgaggcagcattattggtggtggcagatgaagaaggacatagttgagtatgtagcgaaaTATCTacattgccagcaggttaagtgtgaggaccagaggctaggtggcctactccagcagatg